The proteins below are encoded in one region of Macrococcus armenti:
- a CDS encoding toprim domain-containing protein codes for MSVIQKVIVVEGKRDKKRLQEVLTEPVHIICTHGTMGIEKLDAMIEDLYHHKVYIMTDSDKAGRKIRNWFKRHLSEGQHIYIDPKYGEVSNCPLDYLAKVVSRYDFEIKEQFEWKGKPQRYEYQNAFAI; via the coding sequence ATGTCTGTAATTCAAAAGGTCATCGTAGTAGAAGGTAAGCGAGACAAGAAACGATTACAAGAAGTATTAACGGAACCTGTACATATTATTTGCACACATGGCACGATGGGCATCGAAAAGTTAGATGCTATGATTGAAGATTTGTATCATCATAAAGTTTATATTATGACCGACAGCGATAAGGCAGGGCGTAAAATCAGAAACTGGTTTAAACGTCATCTTAGCGAAGGGCAACATATTTATATTGATCCTAAGTATGGCGAGGTAAGCAATTGTCCGCTTGATTACTTAGCTAAAGTTGTTAGTCGTTATGATTTTGAAATTAAAGAACAGTTTGAATGGAAAGGTAAGCCACAACGTTATGAGTATCAGAACGCATTTGCAATCTAA
- a CDS encoding MetQ/NlpA family ABC transporter substrate-binding protein: MKKLFSLLVIATIAIVLAACGGNEKKSSSDDKTIIVGASPTPHTVLLEQAKPILEKEGYTLKIKTINDYTTPNRFLDAGELDANFFQHTPYLETEKKSKGYKIESAGNIHIEPMAVYSKKYKSLKDLPENAEVFVSNNPAEEGRFLSFFTKAGLITLKDGVDPVKATFKDIKENKKNIKFNNKQSAEFLPKSYNNGEGDAVIINSNFALENKLNPVKDSIAIESSDSPYANLIAVKEGHKNDAKIKALVKALQSKEVKDYIEKNYKGSVIPAK, translated from the coding sequence ATGAAAAAGTTATTTTCTTTATTAGTAATTGCAACAATCGCAATCGTACTCGCTGCATGTGGTGGAAATGAGAAAAAATCATCTTCAGATGATAAAACGATTATTGTTGGTGCATCACCAACACCGCATACAGTTTTACTTGAACAAGCAAAACCAATTCTTGAAAAAGAAGGCTATACTTTAAAAATTAAGACTATTAACGACTACACGACGCCAAACCGATTCCTGGATGCAGGTGAACTTGATGCAAACTTCTTCCAACACACACCATACTTAGAAACTGAAAAGAAATCTAAAGGTTATAAAATTGAATCAGCTGGTAACATCCATATCGAACCGATGGCAGTATACTCAAAAAAATATAAATCATTAAAGGATTTACCGGAAAATGCAGAAGTATTTGTTTCAAACAATCCTGCAGAAGAAGGCCGTTTCTTGTCATTCTTTACTAAAGCTGGATTAATCACATTAAAAGATGGCGTAGATCCAGTTAAAGCAACATTTAAAGATATTAAAGAAAACAAGAAAAACATTAAGTTCAATAATAAACAAAGCGCAGAGTTTTTACCGAAATCATATAACAATGGTGAAGGTGACGCAGTTATTATCAACTCTAACTTTGCATTAGAAAATAAATTAAATCCTGTTAAAGATTCAATTGCGATTGAAAGCAGTGATTCACCTTATGCGAATTTAATCGCAGTTAAAGAAGGACATAAAAATGATGCAAAAATTAAAGCATTAGTAAAAGCATTACAATCTAAAGAAGTAAAAGACTATATCGAGAAAAATTATAAAGGTTCAGTTATTCCTGCAAAATAA
- a CDS encoding nitroreductase family protein, translating to MELKQAIKERRSIKQYEDTIVEDSLVTEAIELATYTPNHGMREPWRVIWVKKERLEAFGTLFADIAFKNDEEKHRLHVETAKKLAGVLVIVGKRDRRQKENLEDVLAIGGFMQTLCLALYENGIGSCIKTQPPYLNPKMNESLNVHGDEMIYGVVYLTAQTEAAFKARKNEGLISEF from the coding sequence ATGGAATTAAAACAAGCAATTAAAGAGAGAAGAAGTATTAAGCAATATGAAGATACGATAGTTGAAGATTCGCTTGTAACTGAAGCGATTGAACTTGCAACTTATACACCGAATCATGGAATGCGTGAACCATGGCGCGTCATCTGGGTTAAAAAAGAACGATTAGAGGCTTTCGGTACTTTATTCGCAGATATCGCATTTAAAAATGATGAAGAAAAACACCGTCTACATGTAGAGACAGCAAAGAAACTTGCTGGTGTATTAGTTATAGTTGGTAAACGTGACCGCCGCCAGAAAGAAAATCTTGAAGATGTACTTGCTATTGGTGGATTTATGCAAACGCTATGTTTGGCATTGTACGAAAATGGCATCGGAAGTTGTATTAAAACGCAACCGCCATATTTAAATCCAAAAATGAACGAATCACTGAATGTTCATGGAGATGAAATGATTTACGGTGTCGTGTATTTAACTGCACAAACTGAAGCGGCATTTAAAGCACGTAAAAATGAAGGACTCATTTCTGAATTTTAA
- the aroD gene encoding type I 3-dehydroquinate dehydratase, with translation MSDKGLAIPKIIVTLSDVQNENNTHVKEAEDNRAFFDIIEYRGDLKVMDNESYKEELLYLRNKFPNKRLLFTYRMFDDRDRAMIEAANYYEIIKYIITNDLCDIVDIDLMIYEQYMDELLSLARQHQIEVLISHHEYQYTPRIKDMLAMYKKMISLNADYCKLAVMPHDGKDVLNLMDAVYETKQAYEANVIGIAMGDMGKITRLACGVFGSSMTFGYVGEPVAPGQIHVKDLHHQLALY, from the coding sequence TTGAGTGATAAAGGATTAGCGATTCCGAAAATAATTGTTACATTATCAGACGTACAAAACGAAAATAATACACATGTTAAAGAAGCGGAAGATAACCGTGCGTTCTTTGATATTATAGAGTATCGTGGCGACCTGAAAGTCATGGATAATGAAAGTTATAAAGAGGAATTACTGTATTTGCGCAATAAATTTCCGAATAAAAGATTGCTGTTTACGTACCGCATGTTTGATGATAGAGATCGTGCAATGATTGAAGCAGCGAATTATTATGAAATTATTAAGTATATTATTACGAATGATCTATGTGACATCGTGGATATTGATTTAATGATTTACGAGCAGTACATGGATGAATTATTATCGCTTGCGCGTCAGCATCAAATCGAAGTTTTAATCAGTCATCATGAATATCAGTACACGCCACGTATTAAAGATATGCTTGCGATGTATAAGAAGATGATTTCATTAAATGCAGATTACTGTAAATTAGCTGTTATGCCGCATGACGGTAAAGATGTGCTGAACTTGATGGATGCTGTATATGAAACGAAGCAGGCATATGAAGCAAATGTTATCGGTATCGCAATGGGAGACATGGGTAAAATAACGCGTCTTGCTTGTGGGGTATTCGGTTCTTCTATGACATTTGGTTATGTTGGTGAACCCGTAGCACCAGGGCAAATTCACGTTAAAGATTTACATCATCAGCTCGCTTTATATTAA
- a CDS encoding Spx/MgsR family RNA polymerase-binding regulatory protein gives MIKFYQLPNCTSCRKAAKFLSDNSVSFEPVHIVEHTPTAKEFDAIVKNTGVDVNLLFNRLGTKFKELNLKETLDKKSYEEKLELLASDGMLVKRPLAVKGDKITLGFKEVEYKQTWL, from the coding sequence ATGATTAAATTTTATCAGTTACCAAATTGTACATCTTGCAGAAAAGCAGCAAAGTTTTTATCGGATAACAGTGTGAGTTTTGAGCCGGTTCATATTGTAGAACATACACCAACTGCAAAAGAGTTCGATGCAATCGTTAAAAATACTGGTGTTGATGTTAATTTACTATTCAACAGACTTGGTACTAAATTTAAAGAGCTGAATTTAAAGGAAACACTTGATAAAAAGTCATATGAAGAGAAACTTGAATTACTTGCTTCAGACGGCATGCTTGTTAAGCGTCCTTTAGCAGTAAAAGGTGATAAAATCACATTAGGGTTTAAGGAAGTAGAGTATAAACAAACTTGGTTATAA
- the sufD gene encoding Fe-S cluster assembly protein SufD — MSNTIDFTQEILADLSAARKEPSWMVSLRQDALNKLNTIEMPKPDKTKLDKWNFDVHHKVIESETYATKADLPESVKALIDIDNTHNLIVQHNNTPAFIEVEASLKSQGVIITDIQTAVAEHSDLVEKYYMTDAVKVDEHRLTALHAAMMNGGVFIYVPRNVVIEHPVQYIVLHDNEEANLFNHVVIVADESSEVTYVENYLSGVTAAKGQLNIISEVIAKDNAKVNYGAVDFLNKDLVGHVIRRGIASRDAVIDWALGLMNDGDTIHDNTTYLMGDDSKSNLKIVVVGRGSQKLNFTSQIIQYGKRSEGHILKHGVMKDSASSIFNGIGYIKHGGTKADAQQESRVLMLSEKARGDANPILLIDEDDVTAGHAASVGRVDPMQLFYLMSRGISKQEAERLVIHGFLAPVVNELPIEAVKKQLTEVIESKVTGK, encoded by the coding sequence ATGAGCAATACGATAGATTTTACACAGGAAATATTAGCGGATCTTTCAGCAGCGCGTAAAGAACCATCATGGATGGTGTCATTACGTCAGGATGCACTGAATAAATTAAATACAATCGAAATGCCAAAACCTGATAAAACAAAGCTTGATAAATGGAATTTTGATGTTCATCATAAAGTAATCGAAAGTGAAACGTATGCGACAAAAGCTGATTTACCTGAATCAGTTAAAGCATTAATTGATATTGATAATACGCATAACTTAATCGTTCAGCACAACAATACACCGGCATTTATTGAAGTTGAAGCTTCACTTAAGTCTCAAGGTGTGATTATTACTGACATTCAAACTGCAGTCGCTGAACATAGTGATTTAGTTGAAAAGTATTATATGACAGATGCAGTGAAAGTGGATGAGCATCGTTTAACAGCATTACATGCGGCAATGATGAATGGCGGAGTATTCATCTATGTACCTCGTAATGTAGTTATTGAACATCCAGTTCAGTACATCGTGTTACATGACAATGAAGAAGCGAACTTATTCAACCACGTTGTCATCGTTGCAGATGAAAGTTCAGAAGTAACTTACGTTGAAAACTACTTATCTGGCGTTACAGCAGCAAAAGGTCAGCTTAACATCATTTCAGAAGTTATCGCTAAAGATAACGCGAAAGTAAACTACGGTGCAGTTGACTTCTTAAATAAAGATTTAGTTGGACATGTAATTCGTCGTGGTATCGCAAGCCGTGACGCTGTCATTGACTGGGCATTAGGTTTAATGAACGATGGCGATACAATTCATGATAATACGACATACTTAATGGGTGATGACTCTAAGAGTAACCTTAAAATTGTAGTTGTCGGTCGCGGTTCACAAAAGCTAAACTTTACATCACAGATTATTCAGTACGGTAAACGTTCTGAAGGACATATTTTAAAACATGGTGTTATGAAAGATAGCGCATCATCAATCTTTAACGGGATCGGATACATTAAGCATGGTGGAACGAAAGCGGATGCACAACAGGAATCACGTGTATTAATGTTATCTGAAAAAGCACGTGGAGATGCTAACCCAATTCTTTTAATTGATGAAGATGATGTAACAGCAGGACACGCAGCTTCAGTTGGTCGTGTTGATCCGATGCAGCTATTCTATTTAATGAGTCGTGGTATTTCTAAACAAGAAGCAGAACGTCTTGTCATTCACGGATTCTTAGCTCCTGTTGTTAATGAATTACCGATTGAAGCAGTTAAGAAACAATTAACAGAAGTAATTGAGTCTAAAGTTACAGGTAAATAA
- the gcvH gene encoding glycine cleavage system protein GcvH — translation MSNLKFSKDHEWVKSEDNVKVIGITDFAQSELGDIVFVELPEVGDEITAGSPFGSVESVKTVSELYAPISGKVVEVNDELEDSPELVNESAMDQAWMIKVEADDSELADLMDQAQYDEMINA, via the coding sequence ATGTCAAACTTAAAATTTTCAAAAGATCATGAGTGGGTAAAATCAGAAGATAACGTTAAAGTTATCGGAATTACAGACTTTGCACAATCAGAATTAGGGGATATCGTATTCGTTGAACTTCCAGAAGTAGGAGATGAAATTACTGCAGGTTCACCATTCGGTAGCGTTGAGTCAGTTAAAACTGTTTCTGAATTATATGCACCAATCTCTGGTAAAGTTGTAGAAGTTAACGATGAATTAGAAGATTCTCCTGAGTTAGTTAACGAATCTGCTATGGATCAAGCATGGATGATCAAAGTTGAAGCAGACGATAGCGAACTTGCTGATTTAATGGATCAAGCACAATATGATGAAATGATTAATGCATAA
- a CDS encoding methionine ABC transporter permease: MQTSFSDTIRDMLSFKNVVWPDVWTATLETLQMTLISTFFTFIFGLIIGIILFLTSRSKNKGVRIFYSITAFLVNLFRAIPFIILILLLFPFTNLIMQTISGVKGALPALIIGASPFYARLVEIAMKEIDKGVIEAVQSMGASTFTLIRKVLIPESLPALVSGITVTAIALVGSTAIAGVIGAGGLGNLAYLVGFTRAQNDVILVSTVLILVIVFVIQLIGDLLTKRIDKR, from the coding sequence ATGCAAACTAGTTTTTCGGATACGATTAGAGACATGTTGAGTTTCAAAAATGTCGTCTGGCCAGATGTATGGACAGCAACACTTGAAACATTGCAGATGACTTTAATTTCAACGTTCTTTACATTTATTTTCGGACTGATTATCGGTATTATTTTATTTTTAACATCAAGAAGTAAAAATAAAGGTGTGCGAATATTTTATTCTATTACTGCATTTTTAGTGAATTTATTCCGAGCAATACCTTTTATTATTCTCATTCTATTGCTCTTCCCGTTCACTAACCTTATCATGCAGACGATTAGTGGTGTTAAAGGTGCACTTCCGGCTTTAATTATCGGAGCATCACCATTTTATGCACGACTCGTTGAGATTGCGATGAAAGAAATCGATAAAGGTGTCATCGAAGCGGTACAATCTATGGGCGCGAGTACTTTTACGCTAATTCGAAAAGTACTAATTCCTGAAAGTTTGCCAGCCCTTGTATCAGGTATTACTGTTACAGCGATTGCGCTTGTCGGTTCAACAGCGATTGCAGGAGTTATCGGTGCTGGAGGATTAGGGAACTTAGCATATTTAGTTGGTTTTACAAGAGCACAAAATGATGTCATTTTAGTGTCAACCGTATTAATATTAGTCATTGTATTTGTTATTCAGCTTATTGGTGATCTATTAACGAAACGCATCGATAAAAGATAA
- the sufC gene encoding Fe-S cluster assembly ATPase SufC — translation MVSVLEIKDLHVEIEGKEILKGVNLTIKSNEVHAIMGPNGTGKSTLSAAIMGHPKYTVTQGEVLLDGENVLEMEVDERAQAGLFLAMQYPSEISGVTNADFLRSAINAKRGEGNEINLMQFIKKLDKNMEFLEMDLDMAQRYLNEGFSGGEKKRNEILQLMMLEPKFAVLDEIDSGLDIDALKVVSKGINEMRGENFGCLIITHYQRLLNYITPDHVHVMMQGRVVKSGGAELAQRLEKEGYDWIKQELNIQDETVEA, via the coding sequence ATGGTATCTGTATTAGAAATTAAAGACTTACACGTTGAGATAGAAGGAAAGGAAATCTTAAAAGGTGTGAACTTAACAATTAAGTCAAACGAAGTTCACGCTATTATGGGACCTAACGGTACTGGTAAATCAACTTTATCAGCTGCAATTATGGGTCATCCTAAATACACAGTAACACAAGGTGAAGTATTACTTGATGGTGAGAATGTATTAGAGATGGAAGTTGACGAACGTGCTCAAGCTGGTTTATTCCTTGCAATGCAATACCCTTCTGAAATTTCAGGTGTTACAAACGCTGACTTCTTACGTTCTGCAATTAATGCGAAACGCGGAGAAGGTAATGAAATTAACTTAATGCAATTCATCAAGAAATTAGATAAAAACATGGAGTTTTTAGAAATGGATCTTGATATGGCGCAACGTTACTTAAACGAAGGTTTCTCAGGTGGAGAAAAGAAACGTAACGAAATTCTTCAATTAATGATGTTAGAGCCAAAGTTCGCAGTATTAGATGAGATTGACTCTGGTCTTGATATCGATGCCCTTAAAGTTGTATCTAAAGGTATTAACGAAATGCGTGGAGAAAACTTTGGTTGCTTAATTATTACGCACTACCAACGTTTATTAAACTATATTACTCCAGACCATGTACACGTTATGATGCAAGGTCGCGTTGTGAAGTCAGGTGGAGCAGAATTAGCGCAACGTCTTGAAAAAGAAGGTTATGACTGGATCAAACAAGAATTAAATATTCAAGATGAAACTGTAGAAGCATAA
- a CDS encoding thioredoxin family protein yields MRTISQYEEFKEIIASEEPVVVKFFADWCPDCTRMDFWIDPIVDEYHNYNWYKINRDQVPEAADENDVMGIPSILIFKGSEKLAHLHSANAKTPESVKAFLAEHLSK; encoded by the coding sequence GTGAGAACAATTAGTCAATATGAAGAATTTAAAGAAATTATCGCAAGTGAAGAACCTGTAGTAGTAAAGTTCTTTGCAGATTGGTGTCCTGATTGTACACGTATGGACTTCTGGATTGATCCGATTGTAGATGAGTACCATAACTATAACTGGTACAAAATTAACCGTGACCAAGTACCAGAAGCAGCAGATGAAAATGATGTTATGGGCATTCCGAGCATATTAATTTTCAAAGGTAGCGAAAAACTTGCGCACCTTCATTCAGCAAATGCAAAAACACCTGAATCAGTAAAAGCATTTTTAGCTGAACATTTATCGAAATAA
- a CDS encoding thioredoxin family protein has protein sequence MSIRTHLQSKDLTGLESDYIIFGYTPFCGTCKLAEKMLDIANMTIQCKVLKLDLNYYESLCETYKISSVPVLLVIKDDSVVKTVFKFESVTSIYEILRNTIDE, from the coding sequence ATGAGTATCAGAACGCATTTGCAATCTAAAGATTTAACTGGATTAGAAAGTGATTATATCATATTTGGATACACGCCGTTTTGCGGCACTTGTAAACTTGCAGAAAAGATGCTAGATATCGCGAATATGACAATACAATGTAAGGTGTTGAAACTCGACTTAAATTATTATGAATCACTTTGCGAAACTTATAAAATTTCGAGTGTGCCAGTACTACTCGTCATTAAAGATGATAGCGTCGTAAAGACAGTATTCAAATTTGAGTCAGTTACTTCAATATACGAAATATTGAGAAATACTATTGACGAATAA
- a CDS encoding methionine ABC transporter ATP-binding protein, giving the protein MIKLNDVVKTFTTKKGDITAVNHVSLEINQGDIYGIIGFSGAGKSTLIRMFNGLEKPTTGEVIVDNDVINKLDQKILNKKRQKISMIFQHFNLLWSRTVYDNIALPLEIAGVNKADIDHKVKSLIKLVGLEGRENAYPSELSGGQKQRVGIARALSNDPKVLLCDEATSALDPQTTDEILELLVDINKKLNLTIILITHEMEVIRKICHRVAVMELGKVVEEGTVLNVFNNPKTSITKRFVKDDISDDELETSIKDIKAQYPVGTLLRLKFIGSATGQPIVSKVIKKYGLDMNILAGNVKHTQAGSFGHLIVHLTSVKGDLVTIAEELKTHGVEVEVEQDAN; this is encoded by the coding sequence GTGATTAAATTAAATGATGTTGTAAAAACGTTTACAACGAAAAAAGGCGATATTACAGCTGTTAATCATGTAAGCCTTGAAATTAATCAAGGTGATATATATGGTATTATCGGATTTAGTGGTGCCGGAAAAAGTACGTTAATTCGTATGTTTAACGGACTTGAAAAACCGACGACTGGTGAAGTAATTGTCGACAATGATGTGATTAATAAACTTGATCAGAAAATTTTAAACAAAAAGCGCCAGAAAATTTCAATGATATTCCAGCACTTTAATTTATTATGGTCACGCACTGTGTATGACAATATTGCATTACCACTTGAAATAGCAGGTGTAAATAAAGCTGATATAGATCATAAAGTTAAATCATTAATTAAACTCGTTGGACTAGAAGGGCGAGAAAATGCTTATCCTTCTGAATTATCCGGTGGTCAGAAGCAACGTGTCGGTATTGCACGTGCACTCAGCAATGATCCAAAAGTATTACTCTGTGATGAGGCGACAAGTGCTCTGGATCCACAGACGACTGATGAAATATTAGAACTGCTTGTTGATATTAATAAAAAACTGAATTTAACGATTATCTTAATTACACATGAGATGGAAGTTATTCGAAAAATTTGTCACCGTGTTGCGGTAATGGAGCTCGGTAAAGTTGTTGAAGAAGGTACAGTTTTAAACGTGTTTAACAATCCAAAGACAAGTATTACTAAACGTTTCGTCAAAGATGATATTTCTGATGATGAGCTTGAAACTTCAATTAAGGATATTAAAGCACAGTATCCAGTCGGAACATTACTACGCTTAAAGTTCATCGGATCCGCAACAGGTCAGCCAATTGTCAGCAAAGTAATTAAGAAGTATGGGCTGGATATGAATATATTAGCAGGAAATGTTAAACATACTCAGGCAGGTTCATTTGGTCACTTAATCGTTCATCTTACATCTGTGAAAGGAGATCTCGTTACGATTGCAGAAGAACTTAAGACGCACGGTGTAGAAGTGGAGGTAGAGCAGGATGCAAACTAG
- the sufU gene encoding Fe-S cluster assembly sulfur transfer protein SufU: MSFNNLDQLYRSVIMDHYKNPRNKGVIEDGTLTIDMNNPTCGDRIRLTLNVVDEIVEDVKFDGEGCSISMSSASMMTEAIKGKSIHEALNMSDEFSKMMLGEDYTFDEDAGDIEALSGVAKFPARIKCATLAWKALERGTKDNNDTHVSEEINE, from the coding sequence ATGAGTTTTAATAATTTAGATCAATTATATCGTTCAGTCATTATGGACCATTACAAAAACCCTCGTAATAAAGGTGTTATTGAAGATGGTACATTAACGATAGATATGAATAACCCAACTTGTGGTGACAGAATTCGTTTAACTTTAAATGTTGTCGATGAAATCGTTGAAGATGTTAAGTTTGATGGAGAAGGCTGTTCAATTTCTATGTCGAGTGCATCGATGATGACTGAAGCAATTAAAGGTAAATCGATTCATGAAGCATTAAATATGAGCGATGAGTTTTCAAAGATGATGCTTGGTGAAGATTATACATTTGATGAAGATGCAGGAGACATTGAAGCGTTGTCTGGTGTGGCAAAGTTCCCGGCACGTATTAAATGTGCAACACTTGCATGGAAAGCTTTAGAACGTGGTACAAAAGATAATAATGATACACATGTCAGTGAAGAGATAAACGAATAA
- a CDS encoding cysteine desulfurase: MTNLNIEKIRNDFPILSEVINDRPLVYLDSSATSQKPKCVIDKTVEYYTHMNANVHRGVHTLGTRATDGYEGARETVRNFINAKYFEEIIFTRGTTTALNLVAHSFGDLVVESGDEILITEMEHHANLVPWQQLAKRKGAILKYIPLNADGTISIESVEATLSDKTKIVSMTHVSNVLGTINDIKAITEKVHARGAYMVVDGAQSIPHMKVDVQDLGCDFFAFSGHKMCGPTGIGALYGKKALMDKMEPIEFGGDMIDFVGLQDSTWTELPTKFEAGTPLIAEAVGLAEAIKYLEAIGMDNILEYEHELTAYAYEQMSAIEGLEIYGPTADKRAGLITFNLEGVHPHDLATALDSHGIAVRAGHHCAQPLMKWLGQSSTARASFYIYNTKEEIDQLVTSLKETKEFFSYEF, encoded by the coding sequence GTGACCAATTTAAATATAGAAAAAATTAGAAATGATTTCCCGATTCTTTCAGAAGTAATCAATGATAGACCACTCGTTTATCTTGATTCTTCTGCAACGAGTCAGAAGCCAAAGTGCGTTATCGATAAAACAGTAGAATATTATACGCATATGAACGCAAACGTTCACCGTGGTGTGCATACACTCGGTACACGTGCAACGGATGGTTATGAAGGGGCGCGTGAGACCGTACGTAACTTCATTAATGCTAAGTACTTCGAAGAAATTATTTTCACGCGTGGGACAACAACAGCACTCAACTTAGTTGCACATAGTTTTGGCGATTTAGTTGTTGAAAGTGGCGATGAAATTCTTATTACTGAAATGGAGCACCATGCAAATTTAGTACCTTGGCAGCAACTTGCAAAGCGTAAAGGTGCGATATTAAAGTACATTCCACTTAATGCAGATGGTACTATTTCTATTGAATCTGTTGAAGCAACACTGTCTGACAAAACGAAGATTGTATCGATGACACATGTTTCAAACGTGTTAGGTACAATTAATGATATTAAAGCAATTACTGAAAAAGTACATGCACGTGGTGCATACATGGTAGTAGACGGAGCGCAGTCTATTCCACATATGAAAGTTGATGTACAAGACTTAGGGTGTGACTTCTTTGCATTCAGTGGTCACAAAATGTGTGGACCGACTGGTATTGGTGCATTATACGGCAAAAAAGCATTGATGGATAAGATGGAACCGATTGAATTCGGTGGCGATATGATTGATTTTGTTGGATTACAGGATTCTACATGGACAGAACTGCCAACGAAATTTGAAGCTGGTACACCATTAATCGCAGAAGCAGTCGGTCTAGCAGAAGCAATTAAGTATTTAGAAGCGATTGGAATGGATAACATTCTTGAATACGAACATGAATTAACAGCATATGCATATGAACAAATGTCTGCAATTGAAGGATTAGAAATTTATGGACCTACTGCTGATAAACGTGCAGGTCTCATAACGTTTAATCTGGAAGGTGTACACCCGCACGATTTAGCGACTGCACTGGACAGTCATGGTATTGCAGTACGTGCAGGTCATCACTGTGCACAACCGCTTATGAAGTGGTTAGGCCAATCATCTACAGCACGTGCAAGCTTCTACATCTATAACACGAAAGAAGAAATCGATCAGCTTGTTACAAGTTTGAAAGAAACGAAGGAGTTTTTCAGTTATGAGTTTTAA